A single region of the Oreochromis niloticus isolate F11D_XX linkage group LG19, O_niloticus_UMD_NMBU, whole genome shotgun sequence genome encodes:
- the paplna gene encoding papilin translates to MNPTVVRASLPGNEKEAGSMGRKLPGGGWAHGRKKEIEREREVSTQITFLIYPGHCTGRIFRSKLGERETSCQVCCALQGPTGWNSKKTLLNPLNTGITRMLLPLAILQLLLTPALMGPSVDYWDSWGPYGECSRTCGGGVTVRTRRCITHRADGGHNCVGPDKSYRSCNIQDCPEGSRDFREEQCSQFDGTDFHGKHYKWLPYYGAENPCELNCMPRGENFFYRHRRAVIDGTPCHPGRRDICVDGVCRRMGCDNMLESPQQEDSCLQCGGNGQSCYRVKNSFTSRDLPTGYNQMFIIPVGATTISIRETHATRNYLAIKNLRGEYYLNGHWVIEFSRATPIGGTMLYYQRGAEGDSVPETIIGRGPTTEPLVVELISQEPNQGVEYEYYLPNGRSREGYYWSYGSWSACSKECGSGYQSRLVFCSIDNEAYPDYLCASLPRPQSNRTCNPQPCPQIRRMAYLYPPQLLRSSKRPRASVFSWQTGEWNACSVTCGGGSQVRSVQCVSNDVSGPRVVEDAVCAAYADAPPSLQTCNMQKCAEYHVTGWSACSVTCGSGQQTREVTCMGSDGTRLDETSCSALLRPATVQRCEMAPCPQRISWHVGDWGLCSKSCGSGSRERQVICSDQERNLYPVDQCNTQPKPLTVERCNTQPCYSPQVVPSIQDPRGHDNTQIGFQPYVPDHATARRPETRDPTQTNTVYDPHSSAPALHCSQSYYGCCSDGHTSARGPQGLGCLSAPAPSSVPTSCIQTSYGCCEDGVTAAQGPNKEGCVEYVNPAPTVAPSLPTENAVECRTTTYGCCYDRTTPAGGPNGEGCPNPPNYIERSICSLPRAAGSCSSWVSRYHFDVISSKCVHFWYGGCHGNSNNFMTLAECKRACPQPAPSRQAPQPAAPSGESTRTTAGEHSVTGAETSAGRGSTTDGRSRNMGRIFIVQRGSTSSTGRQATSAATNAHRGRVYLRVRRPSHGTAAQHTGPAASLTLGGVTIDKTDPSTVEALVGQTVVLPCRVSPPPSSTVVVEWRRDGIPLSTHRHHQQPNGSLLVGPVSKLDSGWFLCVATRERERDHRYIYLAVSEGPSPTLLPRDGPFARFSIDRSSSAQVEMRAGQTARLPCTVVPSSARQSVSIGWTKDGQIISDPRFTQYSDGTLIIGPLKSDDSGVYTCTASNQQQLEQRQLQLRVQPDLKITTAPNNIQVSEGSTGMLPCVVSGDDVSIGWSRNGVPVRPDGRNILLSSDGSLILNNVKPSDQGTYTCNAYTGIYSVSATAEVKVVKETQQGADVPPECVDQPELANCELIVYARLCSNSYYSSFCCASCTRHSQKKRQVWSTRLKPQRV, encoded by the exons GCTGGGCGCAcggcagaaagaaagaaatagagagggagcgagaggtTTCCACCCAGATAACTTTCCTCATATATCCAGGACACTGCACCGGACGCATCTTCAGGTCAAAACTCGGAGAGAGAGAAACCAGCTGTCAGGTCTGCTGCGCGCTGCAAGGTCCGACGGGTTGGAACTCCAAGAAAACATTATTAAACCCGCTGAACACG ggAATAACGAGGATGCTCCTGCCTTTGGCAATCCTACAGCTGCTCCTGACTCCAGCTTTAATG GGGCCCAGTGTGGATTACTGGGACTCATGGGGTCCATATGGAGAATGCAGTCGGACCTGTGGCGGTGGTGTGACTGTGAGAACTAGGCGCTGTATTACTCACAG GGCGGATGGAGGGCACAACTGTGTGGGACCAGACAAGTCATATCGGTCCTGCAACATCCAG GACTGTCCAGAGGGATCCAGGGATTTCCGTGAAGAGCAGTGCTCCCAGTTTGATGGGACAGATTTCCACGGGAAACACTACAAATGGCTTCCATATTACGGAG CTGAGAACCCCTGTGAGCTGAACTGCATGCCAAGAGGGGAAAACTTTTTCTACCGCCACCGCAGAGCTGTGATTGATGGTACGCCCTGTCACCCAGGGCGGAGGGATATCTGTGTGGATGGAGTGTGCAGG CGTATGGGCTGCGACAACATGCTGGAGTCTCCTCAGCAGGAGGACTCCTGTCTGCAGTGTGGGGGTAACGGCCAGTCCTGCTACCGCGTCAAGAACAGCTTCACTTCCCGCGACCTGCCAACCG GCTACAACCAGATGTTCATCATCCCTGTTGGAGCCACCACCATCAGCATCAGAGAGACACATGCCACACGTAACTACCTCG CTATCAAGAATCTACGTGGAGAGTACTACCTCAATGGCCACTGGGTAATTGAGTTTTCTAGAGCAACACCTATCGGCGGCACCATGCTGTACTACCAGAGAGGTGCCGAGGGCGACAGCGTCCCTGAAACCATCATCGGCCGTGGCCCCACCACCGAACCACTTGTTGTTGAG CTGATCAGCCAGGAGCCCAATCAGGGAGTGGAATACGAATACTACCTTCCAAATGGACGCTCCAGAGAGGGCTACTACTGGAGCTATGGGTCCTGGTCTGCTTGCAGCAAAGAGTGTGGATCAG GCTACCAGTCTCGTTTGGTCTTCTGTTCAATCGACAATGAGGCCTATCCTGACTATCTCTGTGCTTCTCTGCCAAGGCCACAGAGCAACCGTACATGCAATCCTCAACCATGCCCACAAATCCGCAG GATGGCGTACCTGTATCCACCACAGTTGTTGAGATCCTCAAAGAGGCCCAGAGCCTCTGTGTTCAG CTGGCAAACTGGGGAGTGGAACGCCTGCTCAGTTACCTGTGGTGGAGGCTCTCAGGTGCGCAGTGTGCAGTGTGTTTCCAATGATGTCTCGGGACCCCGCGTGGTGGAGGATGCCGTTTGTGCCGCTTATGCTGACGCTCCTCCTTCTCTGCAGACCTGCAACATGCAGAAATGTGCTGAGTACCATGTGACTGGATGGAGTGCG TGCTCCGTGACCTGTGGTTCAGGTCAGCAGACCAGAGAAGTGACCTGTATGGGTTCAGATGGTACGAGGCTGGATGAAACATCCTGCAGTGCTTTGCTACGCCCGGCTACTGTCCAACGATGTGAGATGGCCCCCTGCCCCCAACGGATCAGCTGGCACGTAGGAGATTGGGGACTG TGCTCTAAGAGTTGTGGATCTGGCTCACGAGAGCGCCAGGTTATCTGCTCCGATCAGGAGAGGAACTTGTACCCTGTGGACCAGTGTAACACCCAGCCCAAACCACTCACAGTGGAGCGCTGCAACACCCAGCCCTGTTACAGCCCACAGG TCGTGCCCAGCATTCAGGACCCACGGGGACATGACAACACTCAGATTGGCTTCCAGCCTTATGTGCCAGATCACGCAACAG CCCGCAGGCCTGAGACAAGAGATCCAACCCAGACGAATACAGTCTACGACCCTCACAGCTCTGCCCCGGCTCTCCACTGCAGCCAGTCTTATTATGGCTGCTGCTCAGATGGGCATACTTCAGCCAGAGGCCCCCAGGGTCTGGGTTGCCTGTCAGCTCCAGCTCCCTCTTCTGTCCCAACATCCTGCATTCAGACCAG TTATGGCTGCTGTGAAGATGGTGTGACGGCTGCTCAGGGCCCCAATAAGGAAGGCTGTGTGGAGTACGTGAACCCTGCACCAACC GTTGCGCCTTCTCTCCCTACTGAGAATGCAGTAGAATGCCGCACCACCACCTATGGCTGCTGCTATGACCGCACCACACCTGCAGGAGGACCCAATGGGGAGGGCTGCCCCAATCCTCCAAATTATA TTGAGCGATCAATCTGCTCCCTGCCCCGTGCTGCTGGCTCCTGCAGCAGTTGGGTGTCTCGGTACCACTTCGATGTCATCTCCTCCAAATGTGTGCACTTCTGGTATGGAGGATGCCACGGCAACAGCAATAACTTCATGACCCTAGCAGAGTGCAAACGGGCATGTCCACAACCTGCACCCAGCCGGCAGGCCCCGCAGCCTGCAGCTCCCTCTGGAGAGTCTACAAGAACCACAGCTGGAGAACACAGCGTGACTGGAGCAGAGACCTCAGCTGGAAGAGGATCTACAACGGATGGGCGGTCACGCAACATGGGGAGGATTTTCATAGTCCAGCGTGGCTCGACCAGCAGCACCGGCAGACAGGCTACAAGTGCAGCCACTAATGCCCACAGAGGTAGAGTCTACCTGCGGGTACGCCGGCCTTCACATGGCACAGCTGCACAGCACACCGGCCCAGCTGCGAG CTTGACTCTGGGAGGAGTAACGATTGATAAGACCGACCCATCCACAGTCGAGGCTTTGGTTGGCCAGACGGTTGTGCTGCCCTGCCGAGTCAGCCCTCCACCTTCCTCCACCGTTGTTGTGGAGTGGAGGAGGGATGGTATACCTCTATCAACTCACAG GCATCACCAACAGCCCAATGGCTCTCTGTTAGTAGGTCCTGTCTCTAAGCTGGACTCTGGCTGGTTCCTGTGTGTGGCCACTCGAGAACGAGAGAGAGACCACCGCTACATTTACCTGGCTGTCTCAG AGGGACCATCTCCTACCTTGCTTCCCAGAGACGGTCCATTTGCAAG GTTCAGTATTGACCGCTCAAGCTCAGCCCAGGTGGAAATGCGAGCAGGACAAACTGCCAGACTGCCCTGCACTGTTGTCCCTTCCTCAGCTCGGCAGTCTGTCAGCATTGGGTGGACTAAAGATGGACAGATAATCAGTGACCCCAG GTTTACTCAGTATTCAGATGGCACCCTCATCATCGGCCCTCTGAAGTCTGACGACTCTGGTGTCTACACGTGTACAGCCTCCAACCAGCAGCAGCTGGAGCAGCGACAGCTGCAGCTCAGAGTCCAGC CTGATCTGAAAATCACAACAGCTCCCAATAACATCCAAGTGTCAGAAGGCAGCACGGGCATGCTCCCCTGTGTGGTGTCAGGAGACGACGTCAGTATAGGCTGGTCAAG AAATGGTGTACCGGTGCGTCCAGATGGGCGCAACATCCTCTTGTCTTCTGACGGCAGCCTGATCCTTAATAATGTCAAGCCTTCTGATCAGGGCACGTACACCTGCAATGCTTACACCGGCATTTACTCTGTGAGCGCCACAGCTGAAGTAAAGGTCGTTAAAGAAACACAGCAAG GCGCTGACGTCCCGCCAGAATGTGTGGACCAGCCTGAGCTTGCCAACTGTGAGCTGATAGTTTACGCCCGACTTTGCTCCAACTCATACTACTCCAGTTTCTGCTGTGCCAGCTGCACCAGGCATTCACAGAAGAAACGACAGGTTTGGTCGACCAGGTTAAAGCCACAGAGGGTGTAA